The proteins below come from a single Sphingomicrobium sediminis genomic window:
- the topA gene encoding type I DNA topoisomerase, whose amino-acid sequence MKLVIVESPAKAKTIEKYLGPGHKVLASYGHVRDLPPKDGSVDPDKDFAMKWSANSDKTKQVKAITDAAKQADALILATDPDREGEAISWHVQEMLSKKKAIPSEVERVTFNQITKAAVTEAMAHPRELDTDLIDAYRARRALDYLVGFTLSPILWRKLPGARSAGRVQSVALRLIVDREREIEIFKPQEYWQVAALFEQGGTEFESRLVRFDGKKIDRLTLGSKEEADAAKAAIEAGNFTVESVETKPLTKNPPPPFTTSTLQQEAARKLGFSASHTMSLAQGLYEAGAITYMRTDGVQMAGEALSAARHAIADRYDGGYLPDKPRQYRSKAKNAQEAHEAIRPVNFRKDNAGQGDAAKLYRLIYNRALASQMAAARLERTTVELTDGVDRVTLRATGQVVKFPGFLALYEEGRDDAGDEDGGKMPLLREGDAPVRKDVKATQHFTQPPPRFSEASLVKRLEELGIGRPSTYAATLQTLKDRDYVRLEQKRFVPEDSGRLVTAFLERFFERYVSYDYTAELEEELDDVSGGRLGWQKMLDDFWRDFKPKAGEVMEQKPSDITAALDEFLERYLFPEKEDGTDPRACPKDGGRLSLRGGKFGAFISCANYPECNYTRPFGVRGEDANDGPAELGEGIEMKTGRYGPYLEQEVDGEKKRASIPKDVDRSTLDLEMAKKLLSLPREIGPHPETGNMISASIGRYGPYIVHDGNYARLKSTQEVFETGMNAAVAALAEAAANKGKGRRGAAREPIAVLGKHPTTEGEVKVMDGRYGPYVTDGKTNATLPKGAEPKDVTLEQAIELIDARAAKGPAKKKRRTTKKKAPAKKKS is encoded by the coding sequence TTGAAACTCGTCATCGTCGAATCGCCCGCCAAGGCGAAAACCATCGAGAAATATCTGGGACCGGGGCACAAGGTGCTCGCCAGCTATGGCCATGTTCGCGACTTGCCGCCGAAGGACGGTTCGGTCGACCCGGACAAGGACTTCGCCATGAAATGGTCGGCGAACAGCGACAAGACCAAGCAGGTGAAGGCCATCACCGATGCGGCCAAGCAGGCCGACGCCCTGATCCTCGCGACCGACCCTGATCGCGAAGGCGAGGCGATCAGCTGGCACGTCCAGGAGATGCTGTCCAAGAAGAAGGCGATCCCGTCCGAGGTCGAGCGCGTCACCTTCAACCAGATCACCAAGGCGGCCGTCACCGAAGCGATGGCGCATCCGCGCGAACTCGATACCGACCTGATCGATGCGTATCGCGCGCGCCGGGCGCTCGACTATCTGGTGGGCTTCACGCTGTCGCCGATCCTGTGGCGCAAGCTGCCGGGTGCGCGTTCGGCGGGCCGTGTCCAGTCGGTCGCGCTGCGCCTGATCGTCGACCGCGAGCGCGAAATCGAGATTTTCAAGCCGCAGGAATATTGGCAGGTCGCGGCCCTGTTCGAACAAGGCGGAACCGAGTTCGAATCGCGCCTGGTACGCTTCGACGGCAAGAAGATCGACCGACTGACGCTGGGGTCTAAGGAAGAAGCAGACGCCGCGAAGGCTGCGATCGAAGCGGGGAACTTCACCGTCGAAAGCGTCGAGACCAAGCCGCTCACCAAGAACCCGCCGCCGCCCTTCACGACCTCGACGCTGCAGCAGGAAGCCGCGCGCAAGCTCGGCTTCTCGGCAAGCCACACGATGAGCCTCGCGCAGGGGCTCTACGAGGCCGGTGCCATCACCTACATGCGTACCGATGGCGTTCAGATGGCGGGCGAGGCGCTGTCCGCAGCGCGTCATGCGATCGCCGACCGCTATGATGGCGGCTACCTGCCCGACAAGCCGCGCCAGTACCGCTCCAAGGCCAAGAATGCGCAGGAAGCGCACGAGGCGATCCGTCCGGTCAATTTCCGCAAGGATAACGCGGGGCAGGGTGATGCGGCCAAGCTGTACCGCCTCATCTACAACCGTGCGCTGGCCAGCCAGATGGCCGCAGCGCGACTTGAGCGTACGACGGTCGAGCTGACCGACGGCGTCGATCGCGTGACGCTGCGCGCGACCGGGCAGGTCGTCAAATTTCCGGGCTTCCTCGCGCTGTACGAAGAAGGCCGCGACGATGCCGGGGACGAGGATGGCGGCAAGATGCCGCTGCTGCGCGAAGGCGATGCGCCGGTGCGCAAGGATGTGAAGGCGACCCAGCATTTTACCCAGCCGCCGCCGCGTTTCTCCGAAGCGAGCCTGGTGAAGCGCTTGGAAGAGCTCGGCATCGGTCGTCCCTCGACCTATGCCGCGACGCTGCAGACGCTGAAGGACCGCGACTATGTCCGGCTCGAGCAGAAGCGTTTCGTGCCGGAGGATTCAGGGCGCCTCGTGACGGCTTTCCTAGAACGCTTTTTCGAGCGCTATGTCAGCTACGACTATACCGCCGAGCTCGAGGAAGAGCTGGACGATGTGTCGGGCGGCCGCCTCGGCTGGCAGAAGATGCTCGACGATTTCTGGCGTGACTTCAAACCCAAGGCGGGCGAAGTCATGGAGCAGAAGCCCTCCGACATCACCGCGGCATTGGACGAATTTCTCGAACGCTATCTCTTCCCCGAAAAGGAAGACGGCACAGACCCGCGCGCCTGTCCCAAGGATGGCGGGCGGCTGAGCCTTCGCGGCGGCAAGTTCGGCGCCTTCATCAGCTGCGCCAACTATCCCGAATGCAACTACACCCGTCCTTTCGGCGTCCGCGGCGAAGATGCCAATGACGGCCCCGCCGAGCTGGGCGAGGGGATCGAGATGAAGACGGGTCGCTACGGCCCTTATCTCGAGCAGGAAGTCGATGGCGAGAAGAAGCGGGCGTCCATCCCCAAGGATGTCGATCGCTCAACGCTCGACCTCGAGATGGCGAAGAAGCTGCTGTCACTCCCTCGTGAGATCGGTCCGCATCCGGAGACAGGGAACATGATCTCCGCGTCGATCGGGCGCTATGGTCCCTATATCGTCCATGACGGCAATTATGCGCGTCTTAAGAGCACCCAAGAGGTGTTCGAGACGGGCATGAATGCTGCCGTCGCGGCGCTGGCCGAAGCGGCGGCGAACAAGGGCAAGGGGCGTCGCGGTGCGGCGCGCGAACCGATCGCCGTGCTGGGCAAGCATCCGACGACCGAGGGCGAAGTGAAGGTGATGGACGGACGCTACGGCCCATATGTCACCGACGGCAAGACCAATGCGACCCTGCCCAAGGGGGCCGAGCCCAAGGACGTGACGCTCGAGCAGGCGATCGAATTGATCGATGCGCGCGCGGCCAAGGGTCCGGCCAAGAAGAAGCGTCGCACGACCAAGAAAAAGGCCCCGGCCAAGAAGAAGAGCTAG
- the dprA gene encoding DNA-processing protein DprA: MATTTTQLHDHLRLIRSRGIGPVSYRQLIQRFGSPGAAIEAIPDLARRGKGRAPQLASHDLVADEIERVERQGAQYLVWGEPGYPALLAELDDAPPVLTVKGKTDLLDKPAVAMVGARNASAAAVRLARELAADLGREGQVIVSGLARGIDSAAHDGALWTGTIGVIAGGIDTVYPPENEARQTDIAEEGLLVAEMPPGTQPTARHFPHRNRIIAGLAAGTLVVEAAPKSGSLITARLAAEAGREVMAIPGSPLDPRARGCNGLIRDGATLVENAQDVLASLGPIDMRMKGVAEDREPAPILQADHDEHASERVEALLGPVPVMVDELIRQSGLSAAEVQLALLELDLAGRLDRHAGQKVSLR, from the coding sequence ATGGCGACGACGACAACTCAGCTCCATGACCATCTTCGCCTGATCCGCTCGCGCGGTATCGGGCCCGTTTCCTACCGCCAGCTCATCCAGCGTTTCGGCAGCCCCGGCGCGGCGATCGAGGCCATCCCCGATTTGGCGCGACGCGGCAAGGGCAGGGCACCGCAATTGGCCAGCCACGACCTGGTGGCCGACGAGATCGAGCGGGTCGAACGGCAGGGCGCGCAATATCTCGTCTGGGGAGAGCCCGGTTATCCTGCTCTTCTGGCCGAACTGGACGATGCACCGCCCGTCCTGACGGTGAAGGGCAAGACCGATTTGCTCGACAAGCCTGCCGTCGCGATGGTCGGCGCGCGCAATGCCAGCGCCGCTGCAGTGCGGCTGGCGCGCGAGCTGGCGGCGGACTTGGGACGCGAGGGGCAGGTCATCGTGTCAGGGCTTGCTCGCGGCATCGACAGCGCGGCGCATGACGGCGCACTGTGGACCGGCACGATCGGCGTGATCGCAGGCGGGATCGACACCGTCTATCCGCCCGAAAACGAAGCGCGGCAGACCGATATTGCGGAAGAAGGGCTGCTGGTCGCTGAAATGCCGCCGGGCACGCAACCAACCGCGCGTCACTTCCCCCACCGTAACCGGATTATTGCGGGCTTGGCCGCCGGGACACTGGTCGTGGAAGCAGCGCCCAAGTCCGGCAGTCTCATCACCGCCCGGCTGGCGGCGGAGGCGGGGCGCGAAGTGATGGCGATTCCGGGCAGCCCGCTCGATCCCCGGGCGCGGGGCTGCAACGGACTGATCCGCGACGGAGCGACCTTGGTCGAAAATGCGCAGGACGTCCTCGCCAGCCTCGGTCCCATCGACATGCGCATGAAAGGCGTAGCCGAGGATCGCGAGCCCGCCCCGATCCTGCAGGCCGATCATGACGAACATGCCAGCGAGCGGGTCGAGGCCTTGCTGGGGCCGGTGCCGGTCATGGTCGACGAGTTGATCCGCCAATCGGGACTGTCGGCCGCCGAAGTGCAATTGGCTTTGCTCGAACTCGACCTAGCCGGACGGCTCGATCGCCATGCCGGCCAGAAAGTGAGCTTGCGTTAA
- the plsY gene encoding glycerol-3-phosphate 1-O-acyltransferase PlsY, whose protein sequence is MIDAYQFAPLLIGYLLGSIPFGIILVRLAGKGDLRATGSGNIGATNAVRAAGKGIGALVLFLDLLKGVAAVLVARHFFPDNAELFGATGALLGHLYPIWLKFRGGKGVATFFGILLALNWIYAAIAFGAWLFFFLVTRISAAGGLMAAVAAPVTALVRGDDTLFPMLLGFTLLIWWKHRANIARILSGSEPRFGAKRATAEAAQNGDDDNSAP, encoded by the coding sequence ATGATCGACGCCTACCAATTCGCCCCGCTGCTGATCGGCTACCTGTTGGGGTCGATTCCCTTCGGCATCATTCTCGTCCGTCTCGCCGGCAAAGGCGACCTACGCGCGACCGGTTCGGGCAATATCGGGGCGACCAATGCGGTGCGTGCGGCGGGTAAGGGCATCGGGGCGCTCGTGTTATTCCTCGACCTTCTGAAAGGTGTCGCGGCTGTGCTGGTGGCGCGTCACTTCTTTCCCGACAATGCCGAATTGTTCGGGGCGACGGGCGCACTCTTGGGTCACCTCTACCCCATCTGGCTGAAGTTTCGCGGCGGCAAGGGCGTCGCGACATTCTTCGGCATCCTGCTTGCACTCAACTGGATCTATGCCGCGATCGCCTTTGGTGCCTGGCTGTTCTTCTTCCTCGTCACGCGGATCTCTGCCGCTGGCGGGCTGATGGCCGCGGTCGCGGCCCCGGTCACGGCGTTGGTCCGCGGCGACGACACTTTGTTCCCCATGCTGCTCGGTTTCACGCTTCTCATCTGGTGGAAGCATCGTGCGAATATCGCCCGGATCCTCAGCGGGTCCGAGCCGCGCTTCGGCGCGAAGCGCGCGACAGCCGAGGCAGCCCAAAATGGCGACGACGACAACTCAGCTCCATGA
- the murI gene encoding glutamate racemase, with translation MQSDAPLLFFDSGIGGLSILGPTRELLPNAPIVYAADNAAFPYGTRSEAEIAARVPALLGRLVERVHPRLVTIACNTASTIALDHVRAALDVPVVGTVPAIKPAAEHSQSRVIGVLGTQATVRQPYVDDLAAKFASDCTVLRHGSAALVELAEQRLASASVDKADVIAAAQPLFDQPEGDRLDTVVLACTHFPLLADWLREAHPGVAFIDGGQGIARRIAYLTNGQSWPDARPQGRALFTGAVPQALAPAMEGFGITDLSTL, from the coding sequence ATGCAATCCGACGCGCCTCTCCTATTCTTCGACTCCGGTATCGGCGGTCTGTCGATCCTCGGACCGACGCGCGAGCTCTTGCCCAACGCGCCGATTGTCTACGCGGCAGACAATGCCGCCTTTCCTTATGGCACGCGGAGCGAGGCGGAGATTGCGGCGCGCGTCCCCGCCTTGCTGGGCCGTCTGGTCGAACGCGTGCATCCGCGGCTCGTCACCATTGCGTGCAACACCGCCAGCACCATCGCCCTCGATCATGTCCGCGCCGCGCTCGACGTGCCGGTCGTCGGCACGGTCCCGGCCATCAAGCCTGCCGCCGAACATTCGCAAAGCCGCGTCATCGGCGTGCTCGGCACGCAGGCGACCGTTCGCCAGCCTTATGTGGACGACCTGGCCGCGAAGTTTGCAAGCGACTGCACCGTCTTGCGACACGGCTCGGCCGCCTTGGTCGAACTTGCCGAGCAGCGACTGGCGAGCGCATCGGTCGACAAGGCCGATGTGATTGCTGCTGCCCAACCCCTGTTCGACCAGCCGGAAGGAGACCGGCTCGATACCGTCGTCCTGGCGTGCACCCACTTCCCCTTGCTTGCCGACTGGCTCCGCGAGGCGCACCCGGGCGTCGCCTTCATTGACGGAGGTCAAGGAATTGCGAGGCGAATCGCTTATCTCACCAATGGCCAGTCCTGGCCCGATGCCCGTCCCCAAGGCCGCGCCCTGTTCACGGGCGCCGTCCCGCAGGCGCTCGCACCGGCAATGGAAGGCTTTGGAATTACCGACCTTTCGACCCTTTGA
- the hemA gene encoding 5-aminolevulinate synthase, translating to MDYNGIFKAAIDRLHDEGRYRVFIDILRNKGNFPNARCFHGHNGPKPITVWCSNDYLGMGQHDKVIAAMEQALHDVGAGSGGTRNIGGNTHLHVNLEAELADLHAKEAALLFTSGYVSNEATLSTIAKLLPGCVVYSDELNHASMIAGIRNSGCEKKIFRHNDLDHLEQLLMDAPAEAPKLIAFESVYSMDGDIAPIEAICDLADKYGAITYLDEVHAVGMYGARGGGISERDGLAERVTIIEGTLGKAFGVMGGYVAADKTIIDCIRSYAPGFIFTTSLSPVLAAGALASVKHLKGSDVERNAQQDKAAMLKRKMVEAGLPVMPSVTHIVPLMVGDPVKAKDISDILLAEYGCYVQPINFPTVPRGTERLRFTPGPFHTEAMMDELVKGLKEIWGRLDLKLAA from the coding sequence ATGGATTATAACGGCATCTTCAAGGCAGCGATCGACCGGCTGCACGACGAGGGACGCTATCGCGTCTTCATCGATATCTTGCGCAACAAGGGCAATTTCCCCAACGCGCGCTGCTTCCACGGCCATAACGGACCCAAGCCGATCACGGTGTGGTGTTCGAACGACTATCTGGGCATGGGACAGCACGACAAGGTCATCGCCGCGATGGAGCAGGCACTGCACGATGTCGGCGCAGGCTCGGGCGGGACGCGCAATATCGGTGGCAACACGCACCTGCATGTGAACCTCGAGGCGGAGCTGGCCGACCTCCATGCCAAGGAAGCGGCCCTGCTCTTCACGTCGGGCTATGTCTCCAACGAAGCGACGTTGTCGACGATCGCCAAGCTGCTGCCCGGCTGCGTCGTCTATTCGGACGAATTGAACCACGCATCGATGATTGCGGGCATCCGCAATTCGGGATGCGAGAAGAAGATCTTCCGCCACAACGATCTGGACCATCTCGAGCAGCTGCTCATGGACGCGCCGGCCGAGGCACCCAAGCTCATCGCGTTCGAAAGCGTCTATTCGATGGACGGCGACATCGCGCCGATCGAGGCGATCTGCGACCTTGCCGATAAATATGGTGCTATCACCTATCTGGACGAAGTTCATGCCGTGGGCATGTACGGCGCGCGCGGCGGCGGCATTTCGGAACGCGACGGCCTGGCCGAGCGGGTCACCATCATCGAAGGCACGCTGGGCAAGGCGTTCGGCGTGATGGGCGGCTATGTCGCGGCCGACAAGACGATCATCGACTGCATCCGCTCCTATGCGCCGGGCTTCATCTTCACTACGAGCCTGTCGCCCGTCCTTGCGGCCGGTGCGCTGGCCAGCGTCAAGCACCTCAAGGGCTCGGACGTCGAGCGCAACGCGCAGCAGGACAAGGCTGCAATGCTCAAGCGAAAGATGGTCGAGGCCGGCTTGCCGGTCATGCCGAGCGTAACCCATATCGTCCCGCTGATGGTCGGCGACCCCGTCAAGGCCAAGGATATCAGCGACATCCTGCTCGCCGAATATGGCTGTTACGTGCAGCCCATCAACTTCCCGACCGTGCCGCGCGGCACGGAGCGGCTGCGCTTCACGCCCGGGCCGTTCCATACGGAAGCGATGATGGACGAGCTGGTGAAGGGCCTGAAGGAAATCTGGGGCCGCCTCGACCTCAAGCTCGCCGCCTAG
- a CDS encoding DUF3429 domain-containing protein — protein MNKIPFWPKVLGFAGLLPPIAIIALGEMNNPATHSFSFWGVVYGMLILTFLGGAWWAFAAQKAKPPAGIMILSVLPSLIAFMLLVLSFSFMNLAPRLSGLVVGILILLSPLVDGWLHQRGMTPKWWMRLRLPLSLMLGTLTILAGHLA, from the coding sequence ATGAACAAGATCCCCTTCTGGCCCAAAGTGCTGGGCTTTGCCGGCCTCCTGCCGCCGATCGCGATCATCGCGCTGGGCGAGATGAACAACCCCGCGACGCACAGCTTCTCGTTCTGGGGCGTCGTCTACGGGATGCTGATCCTGACCTTCCTCGGCGGCGCCTGGTGGGCGTTCGCGGCGCAAAAGGCCAAGCCGCCCGCCGGCATCATGATCCTGTCTGTGCTGCCGAGCCTCATCGCCTTCATGCTGCTGGTCCTGTCGTTCAGCTTCATGAACCTCGCCCCGCGCCTGTCGGGACTGGTTGTCGGCATTCTCATCTTGCTGTCGCCGCTTGTCGACGGCTGGCTGCACCAACGTGGCATGACGCCCAAATGGTGGATGCGGCTGCGCTTGCCCCTATCGCTGATGCTGGGGACGCTGACGATCCTTGCGGGACATCTCGCCTAG
- the rpiB gene encoding ribose 5-phosphate isomerase B — protein MKIAIASDHAGFNLKAILVQTLTTAGHEVADLGPDNPESVDYPDYGKKLADHIAAGEAEKGIVVCGSGIGISIAVNRNPACRCARVSEPLSAALARQHNDANVIALGERLVGVDMAKAIVEAFLTTEFEGGRHQRRVDKLS, from the coding sequence ATGAAAATCGCGATCGCTTCCGACCATGCCGGCTTCAACCTGAAAGCCATCCTCGTCCAGACACTCACGACTGCCGGACATGAGGTCGCAGACCTCGGCCCCGACAATCCCGAAAGCGTCGATTATCCCGATTATGGCAAGAAGCTTGCCGACCATATCGCGGCAGGCGAGGCCGAAAAGGGCATCGTCGTGTGCGGGTCGGGCATCGGCATCTCGATCGCCGTCAATCGCAACCCGGCCTGCCGCTGCGCCCGGGTCAGCGAGCCGCTTTCGGCTGCGCTTGCCCGCCAGCATAACGATGCCAACGTCATCGCATTGGGCGAGCGTCTGGTCGGCGTCGACATGGCCAAGGCAATCGTCGAGGCTTTCCTCACCACCGAATTCGAAGGCGGGCGTCACCAGCGCCGCGTCGACAAACTCAGCTAA
- the glyA gene encoding serine hydroxymethyltransferase: MASAPDLSAIRSDGFFTDGVATTDPDIAKALDAELTREQKQIELIASENIVSKAVLEAQGSVLTNKYAEGYPGRRYYQGCAPSDSVEQLAIDRAKQLFDCAYVNVQPHSGAQANGAVNLALIKPGDTILGMSLDAGGHLTHGAKPAQSGKWFNAVQYGVTEDTHLIDYDEVERLAVEHKPALIIAGGSAYPRQIDFARFRAIADKVGAYLHVDMAHFAGLVAAGEHPSPLPHAHVVTTTTHKTLRGPRGGMILSNDEALGKKFNSAVFPGLQGGPLMHVIAAKAVAFGEALRPEFKTYSRQVIRNAQVLCERLKERGADLVAGGTDTHVGLIDLRPLGITGKDADEALERASITCNKNGVPFDPLPPLKTSGIRVGSPAGTTRGFGEEEFRAIGDMVADVLDGVAKSGGEGDAGVEAAVKARVEALCDRFPIYEG; encoded by the coding sequence ATGGCTTCCGCACCCGACCTCTCCGCGATCCGCAGCGACGGCTTCTTCACCGACGGCGTGGCAACGACCGATCCCGACATCGCCAAGGCACTCGATGCCGAGCTGACACGCGAACAGAAGCAGATCGAGCTGATCGCATCGGAGAATATCGTCTCCAAGGCGGTGCTCGAAGCGCAAGGCAGCGTGCTCACGAATAAATATGCCGAAGGCTATCCGGGCCGCCGTTACTATCAGGGTTGCGCGCCGTCGGACTCGGTCGAGCAGCTCGCCATCGATCGCGCCAAACAACTCTTCGACTGCGCCTATGTAAACGTGCAGCCGCATTCGGGCGCGCAGGCCAATGGCGCAGTCAACCTGGCGCTGATCAAGCCCGGCGACACGATCCTCGGCATGAGCCTCGATGCGGGCGGCCACCTTACGCATGGCGCCAAGCCCGCCCAGTCGGGCAAATGGTTCAACGCGGTGCAATATGGCGTAACCGAGGACACCCACCTTATCGATTATGACGAGGTCGAGCGGCTTGCGGTCGAGCATAAGCCCGCGCTCATCATTGCGGGTGGCAGCGCCTATCCGCGCCAGATCGATTTCGCCCGCTTCCGCGCCATTGCCGACAAGGTGGGCGCCTACCTCCATGTCGACATGGCGCACTTTGCCGGCCTCGTCGCGGCTGGCGAGCATCCGAGCCCCCTGCCCCACGCCCACGTCGTTACGACGACCACGCACAAAACGCTGCGCGGACCGCGAGGCGGCATGATTCTTTCCAATGACGAAGCGCTGGGCAAGAAATTCAACAGCGCGGTATTCCCGGGCCTCCAGGGCGGACCGCTGATGCACGTCATCGCGGCCAAGGCGGTCGCTTTCGGCGAGGCACTACGCCCCGAATTCAAGACCTACTCGCGCCAAGTCATTCGCAATGCACAAGTCCTGTGCGAGCGGCTGAAAGAACGCGGTGCCGACCTGGTCGCCGGCGGGACCGATACGCATGTCGGCCTCATCGACCTTCGCCCGCTCGGTATTACCGGCAAGGATGCCGACGAGGCGCTCGAGCGCGCCAGCATCACCTGCAACAAGAATGGCGTGCCCTTCGACCCGCTGCCTCCACTGAAAACGAGCGGCATCCGTGTCGGCTCGCCCGCCGGCACGACGCGCGGCTTTGGCGAGGAAGAATTCCGCGCCATCGGTGACATGGTTGCCGACGTGCTCGACGGTGTCGCGAAGTCGGGCGGCGAAGGCGATGCCGGGGTCGAGGCCGCGGTGAAGGCCCGCGTCGAAGCGCTGTGCGACCGCTTCCCGATCTACGAGGGCTGA
- the nrdR gene encoding transcriptional regulator NrdR: MRCPFCTHEQSQVKDSRPSEDGAAIRRRRQCEGCGARFTTFERVQLRDLTVVKKDGKREPFEQAKLQASIRHACRKRNISEGQIERLAHSIQRQLETQSGDDVDAGAIGEAVMDGLKALDDVAYIRFASVYRDFKEAGDFADFAGSVDEKDE; encoded by the coding sequence TTGCGCTGTCCCTTCTGTACCCACGAACAAAGCCAGGTGAAGGATAGCCGCCCGTCGGAAGATGGCGCGGCGATCCGGCGGCGTCGCCAATGCGAAGGCTGCGGCGCGCGTTTTACCACCTTCGAACGCGTCCAGCTGCGCGATCTCACCGTCGTCAAGAAAGACGGCAAGCGCGAGCCGTTCGAGCAAGCCAAGCTTCAGGCATCCATCCGCCATGCCTGCCGTAAGCGCAACATTTCCGAAGGCCAGATCGAACGGCTTGCCCATTCGATCCAGCGCCAGCTCGAAACCCAGTCGGGCGACGATGTCGACGCCGGTGCGATCGGCGAAGCGGTGATGGACGGGCTGAAGGCCTTGGACGACGTCGCCTATATCCGCTTCGCCTCTGTCTATCGCGACTTCAAGGAAGCCGGCGACTTCGCCGATTTTGCCGGCAGCGTGGATGAGAAGGATGAGTGA
- a CDS encoding RNA methyltransferase, giving the protein MSDKPIVVLVNPQLGQNIGKAARAMLNFGLTEMRLVAPRDGWPNPEAGPAASGADIVLDQAKVYDTTAEALADVSLVFASTVRRRELKTPVVGPEDMAREIHANEGKSAILFGPERSGLTGEDVNLAQRIVTVPINPEFGSLNLAQAVILLAYEWSRQAGDDLAQPTMKDEEPRAPMGELNALIDHLDGALDQRGYFFPEDRAEATRTTIRTILTKPGWSSREIGALFGIVKTLEKPPKG; this is encoded by the coding sequence ATGAGTGACAAGCCCATCGTTGTGCTGGTCAATCCCCAGCTCGGCCAGAATATCGGCAAGGCGGCGCGTGCCATGCTCAATTTCGGGCTTACCGAGATGCGCCTCGTGGCGCCGCGCGATGGCTGGCCCAATCCCGAAGCAGGTCCGGCCGCGTCGGGCGCCGACATCGTCCTCGATCAAGCCAAAGTTTACGACACGACGGCCGAGGCACTTGCGGACGTCAGTCTCGTCTTTGCATCGACCGTTAGGCGCCGCGAACTGAAGACGCCGGTGGTCGGCCCCGAGGACATGGCGCGCGAGATTCACGCGAACGAGGGCAAGTCGGCAATCCTGTTCGGTCCCGAACGCTCCGGCCTCACTGGCGAAGACGTCAACCTCGCGCAGCGCATCGTGACCGTGCCGATCAATCCCGAATTCGGGAGCCTCAACCTCGCCCAGGCGGTGATCCTGCTGGCCTATGAATGGTCGCGCCAAGCTGGCGATGACCTTGCCCAACCGACCATGAAGGACGAAGAGCCGCGCGCGCCGATGGGCGAACTCAACGCGCTGATCGACCATCTCGACGGCGCTCTCGACCAGCGCGGCTACTTCTTTCCCGAAGACCGCGCCGAGGCCACGCGCACGACGATCCGCACGATCCTCACCAAGCCCGGCTGGTCGAGCCGCGAGATCGGTGCCTTGTTCGGGATCGTGAAGACGCTGGAAAAGCCGCCCAAGGGCTAG
- a CDS encoding chorismate mutase gives MSEVVSPENCQSMDEVRAGVDAVDRDIVALLKRRFGYMDAAARIKPNREAVRDEWRKADVKAKVDAEAERLGVDRKLLDRLYEDLIETSIAHEFDRYDATRG, from the coding sequence ATGAGCGAGGTTGTTTCCCCGGAAAATTGCCAATCCATGGATGAAGTCCGCGCCGGCGTGGATGCCGTCGACCGCGACATCGTGGCCCTGTTGAAGCGCCGTTTCGGCTATATGGACGCTGCAGCGCGCATCAAACCGAACCGCGAGGCGGTGCGCGATGAATGGCGCAAGGCGGACGTGAAGGCGAAGGTCGATGCCGAGGCCGAGCGACTGGGCGTCGATCGCAAGTTGCTGGACCGGCTCTACGAGGATCTCATCGAAACCTCGATCGCGCACGAATTCGACCGCTACGACGCGACCCGCGGCTAG
- the rpsD gene encoding 30S ribosomal protein S4 — translation MSKRTSAKYKLDRRMGENVFGRPKSPVNRREYGPGQHGQRRKGKMSDYGLQLRAKQKLKGYYGDVTEKQFRRTFKDASNMKGDTSQNLIGLLERRLDMIVYRAKFAPTIWAARQLVSHGHIRVNGVKCNIASRRCDVNDEISLGSKAKEMALVLEAQSLAERDIPDYVSVDSDHQVTFTRVPQLDEVPYPVRMEPNLVVEFYSR, via the coding sequence ATGTCGAAGCGCACGAGCGCCAAGTATAAACTCGACCGTCGCATGGGCGAAAACGTCTTTGGTCGCCCGAAGAGCCCGGTCAACCGCCGCGAATATGGCCCCGGCCAGCACGGCCAGCGTCGTAAGGGCAAGATGTCCGACTACGGCCTGCAGCTGCGCGCCAAGCAGAAGCTGAAGGGCTATTACGGCGACGTCACCGAAAAGCAGTTCCGTCGCACCTTCAAGGACGCGTCGAACATGAAGGGCGATACCTCGCAGAACCTCATCGGCCTGCTCGAGCGTCGTCTCGACATGATCGTCTATCGCGCCAAGTTCGCGCCGACTATCTGGGCCGCGCGTCAGCTGGTCAGCCACGGTCACATCCGCGTCAACGGCGTGAAGTGCAACATCGCCTCGCGTCGCTGCGACGTGAACGACGAGATCTCGCTCGGTTCGAAGGCCAAGGAAATGGCCCTCGTCCTCGAAGCGCAGAGCCTCGCCGAGCGCGACATCCCCGACTATGTTTCGGTCGACAGCGATCACCAGGTGACCTTCACCCGCGTGCCGCAGCTCGACGAAGTGCCCTACCCGGTGCGCATGGAACCGAACTTGGTCGTCGAATTCTATTCGCGCTGA